A window from Gottschalkiaceae bacterium SANA encodes these proteins:
- the coaBC gene encoding bifunctional phosphopantothenoylcysteine decarboxylase/phosphopantothenate--cysteine ligase CoaBC, whose amino-acid sequence MKGKNIVLGVSGGIAAYKAADLCSRLIKAGANVDVVMTEHATSFINPLTFQTLSGNPVVVKQFETPKGWELAHISLSQKADLFAIVPATANIIAKMAHGIADDFLSTALLATTATVMIAPAMNTKMFEHPAVQENIETLRKRGVLVLETAEGRLACGDVGKGKLLDVEEIVFAMEKSLSKADFSGLSLTITAGPTEAAIDPVRLITNRSTGKMGFELARQASRRGAKVDLIAKTCPEKLQRVVNWIPILTTGDMATAVAESFKNSNGLIMAAAPLDYQPKQIEREKIKKSDGNLQLTLVRTVDILRTTPRQMEQVVIGFAAESQNLIENAKKKCKEKSLDLVVANDISRQDIGFGSEENQVSLVDLVGVEALPKMTKASVADRILDRFLRIRESK is encoded by the coding sequence ATGAAGGGAAAGAATATTGTTCTTGGGGTAAGTGGAGGGATTGCGGCCTATAAGGCGGCTGATTTATGCAGCCGATTGATTAAAGCTGGCGCAAATGTCGACGTTGTAATGACTGAACATGCTACTTCTTTTATCAATCCCTTAACCTTTCAAACCCTATCGGGCAATCCTGTTGTCGTCAAGCAGTTTGAAACGCCAAAGGGTTGGGAATTGGCGCATATATCCTTATCTCAGAAAGCGGACCTTTTTGCAATTGTTCCCGCTACGGCGAATATAATTGCAAAAATGGCCCATGGAATTGCTGATGATTTTTTGAGTACGGCACTTTTAGCAACGACAGCAACTGTGATGATTGCGCCAGCAATGAATACAAAGATGTTTGAACATCCTGCGGTTCAAGAAAATATAGAAACTTTGCGCAAGCGAGGCGTGCTTGTCTTGGAAACAGCAGAAGGCAGACTTGCTTGTGGCGATGTTGGAAAAGGGAAACTTTTGGATGTGGAAGAGATCGTATTCGCCATGGAAAAGAGTCTGTCAAAAGCGGATTTTTCGGGCTTGTCTTTGACGATCACGGCGGGACCAACAGAGGCCGCAATTGATCCGGTCCGTTTGATCACCAATCGATCAACAGGAAAAATGGGATTTGAGTTGGCAAGACAAGCCAGCCGACGAGGAGCGAAAGTGGACCTGATTGCAAAAACATGTCCGGAAAAGTTGCAAAGAGTTGTAAATTGGATCCCTATACTAACAACTGGTGATATGGCAACTGCTGTTGCTGAATCATTTAAAAATTCTAATGGATTGATTATGGCGGCAGCGCCCTTGGACTATCAACCTAAACAGATAGAAAGAGAAAAAATTAAGAAAAGTGATGGCAATCTTCAACTTACCCTTGTCAGAACGGTTGATATTTTACGCACAACACCAAGACAAATGGAACAAGTTGTTATCGGTTTTGCTGCCGAGAGCCAGAATTTGATTGAAAATGCAAAGAAAAAATGTAAGGAAAAATCTTTAGATTTGGTAGTTGCCAATGATATTTCCCGACAGGATATTGGTTTTGGGTCCGAAGAAAATCAGGTTTCCTTGGTTGATTTGGTCGGTGTAGAAGCCTTGCCTAAAATGACAAAAGCATCAGTCGCTGATCGTATCCTCGATCGGTTTTTGCGTATTCGGGAGTCAAAATAG
- a CDS encoding Stp1/IreP family PP2C-type Ser/Thr phosphatase — protein sequence MKIYSCTDRGKIREINEDSVYASESDQLYIVADGMGGYFGGEIASQLAVETLSTCIKNCEEVDRAILLEGFTLANRTIFETAQNKEQKLMGTTTSLLYIESSCKSGWIGHIGDSRIYRVRESSLEQLTKDHSYVEELIDAGKITREEAFSHPNRNIITRALGTHAQAEADLIQFPVQIKDLFLLCSDGLSNKLPFKDLESILISENSLEKKGKELLKEALLRGGEDNISLVLVEIGETGVKA from the coding sequence ATGAAAATCTATTCGTGTACTGATCGAGGGAAAATCAGAGAAATCAATGAGGATTCGGTTTATGCCAGTGAATCCGATCAATTGTATATTGTTGCGGACGGTATGGGTGGATATTTTGGGGGTGAAATTGCGAGTCAATTGGCCGTTGAGACTTTGTCCACCTGCATCAAAAATTGTGAAGAGGTGGATCGTGCCATCTTGCTAGAGGGATTTACGCTTGCTAATCGAACAATTTTTGAAACTGCACAGAACAAAGAGCAAAAGCTGATGGGGACGACTACCTCTCTTTTGTATATCGAATCGAGTTGCAAGAGTGGTTGGATCGGTCATATTGGAGACAGCCGGATTTATCGCGTGCGGGAAAGCAGCCTGGAACAGCTGACAAAGGATCATTCCTATGTAGAAGAGCTGATCGATGCTGGAAAGATTACCAGGGAAGAAGCTTTTTCTCATCCAAACAGAAATATCATTACGCGCGCTTTGGGAACCCATGCCCAAGCAGAGGCTGACTTGATACAATTTCCTGTTCAAATAAAGGATTTGTTTTTGCTTTGTTCCGATGGATTAAGCAATAAATTGCCCTTTAAGGATTTGGAATCCATCCTGATATCCGAGAATTCTTTGGAAAAGAAAGGGAAGGAATTGCTTAAAGAGGCATTGCTACGGGGGGGAGAAGATAATATCTCTCTGGTATTGGTTGAGATTGGGGAAACAGGGGTGAAGGCATGA
- the pknB gene encoding Stk1 family PASTA domain-containing Ser/Thr kinase — protein sequence MKGKLLGNRYELLECIGSGGMAEVYQAKCHLLNRQVAVKILKSDLMKDDEFVQKFKIEAQASAGLNHPNIVNVFDVGADQGMYYIVMELIEGKTLQDVIRDQKRLSPEKAIRFFAQIASAVEFAHERHIIHRDLKPQNIMVNHLGNIKVMDFGIARATTSETLQVSDKVLGSVAYLSPEQAKGVYSDERSDLYSLGIVFFEMLTGRAPFKGETPISVVMKHLEEELSFHENDDVPSGYQSIIRKLTQKLPENRYQSARELIIDLKKAKIDPENGAIAVQTFSDSPTAEVDVVGVKERVRKMTEDGNSMQQKRQQPKKKTKKKKVSSLKKWAISGAAVILAFLLVLFGAYQLSMNNIVNISEVEVPNMQGLTLTQAQTLIEDIGIELYVEKEIYSNSYDKGVIVEQGIPAGRKIKRSPVGVTLSKGAKLVEVPDIVNNYAYSIDVLLSGSGLIKGSLVYEFSEEPDGIIIRQEPVAGEQVAEGTPINYIVSSGVEKEYRAMPSIIGLQLEEATKQLEDLGFTIGQTIYENSDQPVGEILYQSYPEGADVVIGSAISVKVSKESADAGPKEVSKTITLRLPQANPTVKVKLTLVSPSGEITVYEEVLSTEQGNAAIALKGTGQQTYKIYYDDQYLIDYNVTFGGSNE from the coding sequence ATGAAGGGGAAACTATTAGGGAATCGTTATGAACTGCTTGAATGTATTGGTTCAGGCGGCATGGCGGAAGTCTATCAAGCAAAATGTCATTTGCTGAACCGACAAGTTGCTGTGAAAATTTTGAAAAGTGACTTGATGAAAGATGATGAATTTGTTCAAAAATTCAAGATTGAAGCGCAAGCTTCTGCCGGATTGAACCATCCCAATATTGTGAATGTTTTTGATGTTGGCGCTGATCAGGGCATGTACTATATCGTCATGGAATTAATAGAAGGGAAAACACTGCAAGATGTGATCCGCGACCAGAAACGATTAAGTCCTGAAAAGGCAATTCGATTTTTTGCACAGATTGCTAGCGCGGTAGAATTTGCCCATGAACGCCATATTATTCATCGTGATTTAAAGCCGCAGAATATTATGGTGAATCATCTTGGAAATATCAAGGTCATGGATTTTGGGATAGCGAGAGCGACAACCTCAGAAACTCTTCAGGTTTCAGATAAGGTGTTGGGTTCAGTTGCCTACTTGTCACCGGAGCAAGCCAAGGGTGTTTACAGTGATGAGCGATCCGATTTGTATTCATTAGGAATCGTTTTTTTTGAAATGTTGACAGGGCGAGCGCCATTTAAGGGTGAAACTCCGATTTCTGTGGTGATGAAGCATTTAGAGGAGGAATTGAGTTTTCATGAAAATGACGATGTGCCCAGTGGCTATCAAAGTATCATACGAAAACTGACTCAGAAATTGCCAGAAAATCGATATCAATCCGCTCGTGAATTGATTATTGATTTGAAGAAAGCGAAGATTGATCCTGAAAATGGAGCTATTGCCGTACAAACATTTTCAGATTCACCTACAGCGGAAGTGGATGTTGTGGGGGTCAAAGAACGGGTAAGAAAAATGACGGAGGATGGAAATAGCATGCAGCAGAAACGACAGCAGCCGAAAAAAAAGACAAAAAAGAAGAAAGTTTCAAGTCTTAAAAAATGGGCAATTTCAGGTGCGGCAGTAATTCTGGCTTTTTTATTGGTCTTGTTTGGCGCCTATCAATTGTCCATGAATAATATCGTCAATATTAGTGAGGTGGAAGTGCCGAATATGCAAGGATTGACCTTGACTCAAGCGCAAACACTAATTGAAGACATTGGTATTGAATTGTATGTGGAAAAAGAAATTTACAGCAATTCTTATGACAAGGGCGTAATTGTGGAGCAAGGGATTCCTGCAGGTAGAAAGATTAAACGATCTCCCGTTGGGGTCACCTTAAGCAAGGGCGCAAAACTGGTGGAAGTGCCAGATATTGTTAACAATTACGCATATTCAATAGATGTCTTGTTAAGTGGAAGTGGATTGATCAAAGGCAGTTTGGTGTATGAGTTTTCTGAAGAGCCGGATGGGATTATCATTCGTCAGGAGCCTGTAGCGGGTGAGCAGGTAGCTGAAGGGACTCCAATTAATTATATTGTGAGTTCTGGTGTGGAAAAAGAGTATCGTGCTATGCCGTCAATCATTGGTCTTCAGTTGGAAGAAGCAACAAAACAACTTGAAGACTTGGGTTTCACAATCGGCCAGACCATTTACGAGAATAGTGACCAACCTGTTGGTGAAATTTTATATCAAAGTTATCCAGAAGGGGCGGATGTTGTTATTGGAAGTGCAATCAGTGTGAAGGTAAGCAAAGAAAGTGCTGATGCAGGTCCAAAAGAGGTTTCAAAGACGATCACGTTACGTCTGCCGCAAGCTAATCCGACGGTAAAGGTCAAGCTTACCTTGGTCAGCCCAAGCGGAGAGATTACCGTATATGAGGAAGTACTAAGCACTGAACAAGGGAATGCAGCGATCGCCCTGAAAGGGACGGGACAGCAAACCTATAAAATTTATTATGATGATCAATATCTAATTGATTATAATGTGACTTTTGGTGGGAGCAATGAATGA
- the fmt gene encoding methionyl-tRNA formyltransferase — MKVVFMGTPDFSVSALNAIHQFHEIVMVVTQPDRARGRGKKVTPSPVKKRAVELGLPVYQPNRLRDPEAIEHVTNAGADVMVIVAYGQILPKEILDAPTFGCINIHASLLPKYRGAAPIHRAILSGDSATGITIMKMDVGLDTGDMYRSESIAISESMTMECLHDELSELGSRMIVDVLDGLLRGETQAVKQDEEKATYAAKISKAEAEIDWKKSAKMIHNQIRAFDPFPGAWTRAATTKLKVFASVCQVEDTAGMPGEILAVSRAGIQIQTGEGSLLIQEIQAPGKRRMTVEDFLRGNTLEKGVVLLSKEETQEA; from the coding sequence ATGAAAGTAGTCTTTATGGGGACTCCGGATTTTTCGGTTTCGGCATTGAATGCAATCCATCAGTTTCATGAAATTGTGATGGTTGTTACACAACCCGACCGAGCGCGGGGACGGGGTAAAAAAGTGACCCCTTCACCGGTAAAAAAAAGAGCTGTGGAGTTAGGACTTCCTGTGTATCAGCCCAATCGATTGCGTGATCCAGAAGCCATTGAACATGTGACGAATGCAGGGGCAGACGTGATGGTTATTGTCGCATACGGACAAATACTACCAAAAGAGATTTTGGATGCGCCAACCTTTGGCTGTATCAATATCCATGCATCGCTATTGCCTAAGTATCGGGGTGCCGCACCGATTCATCGAGCGATTCTTTCTGGAGATTCAGCGACGGGTATTACCATTATGAAAATGGATGTAGGTCTAGATACTGGAGATATGTATCGATCGGAATCCATTGCAATTTCTGAATCTATGACGATGGAATGTTTGCATGATGAGCTATCTGAATTGGGCTCGCGTATGATTGTAGATGTCTTGGATGGTTTATTGCGCGGAGAAACACAAGCGGTGAAGCAAGATGAAGAAAAAGCGACTTATGCTGCAAAAATTTCGAAAGCGGAAGCGGAGATTGATTGGAAAAAATCTGCGAAAATGATTCATAATCAGATCCGAGCTTTTGATCCCTTCCCGGGAGCTTGGACAAGGGCAGCTACAACCAAGCTGAAGGTTTTTGCTTCGGTCTGTCAGGTGGAAGATACGGCGGGCATGCCCGGCGAGATCTTGGCTGTTTCAAGAGCTGGCATCCAGATTCAAACGGGAGAGGGTTCTTTGCTGATTCAAGAAATTCAAGCCCCGGGTAAGCGCCGAATGACCGTTGAAGATTTCTTGCGGGGAAATACATTGGAGAAAGGTGTTGTTTTGCTATCGAAGGAAGAGACGCAAGAGGCATAG
- the rsgA_2 gene encoding ribosome small subunit-dependent GTPase A, protein MSKARIVKGVGGNYIILADGELVKGRLRGKLRKSKVRPAVGDFVDLSIDPEGNTMIEKILPRRNALLRPVIANVDCAIIVFALKSPDPHLNLLDRFLVMSAVRGIDAIICLNKGDLVSDAATEEMAALYRKAGYQVLVTSAKSKTGIDELRDVLRDRISVFAGPSGVGKSSLLNAVQEGLALRTGEVSEKTQRGKHTTRHTELLLLRNGGAVADTPGFSALDLASLDAQDIQLGYPEMIDLAGSCRFNDCLHRTEPGCAVRGVIDPIRYENYLLLLDETMNKRRY, encoded by the coding sequence ATGAGTAAAGCGAGAATTGTAAAGGGCGTTGGAGGCAATTATATTATTTTGGCCGATGGGGAACTTGTGAAAGGCAGACTACGGGGTAAACTTCGTAAGTCAAAAGTCCGTCCTGCTGTGGGAGATTTTGTTGATTTGTCCATCGATCCAGAAGGAAATACCATGATTGAAAAGATTTTGCCTCGAAGGAATGCTTTGTTACGACCTGTAATTGCCAATGTGGATTGTGCGATCATTGTTTTTGCACTCAAATCCCCCGATCCACATTTGAACCTTTTGGATCGATTTTTAGTGATGAGTGCAGTGCGAGGCATTGATGCAATTATTTGTTTGAACAAGGGTGATTTGGTATCGGACGCGGCGACGGAAGAGATGGCTGCGCTTTATCGAAAGGCTGGCTATCAGGTGCTTGTAACTTCAGCAAAATCAAAGACGGGGATTGATGAGCTGAGAGATGTTCTACGCGATCGAATTTCAGTTTTTGCCGGTCCATCCGGTGTCGGAAAATCGTCCTTGCTAAATGCGGTGCAAGAGGGATTGGCACTTCGAACGGGGGAAGTTAGCGAAAAGACACAGAGGGGCAAGCATACGACTCGCCATACAGAGCTTTTGCTCTTGAGGAACGGAGGAGCGGTCGCCGATACTCCTGGTTTTAGCGCCCTAGATCTGGCTTCCTTGGACGCCCAGGATATTCAGCTGGGGTATCCAGAAATGATAGACCTGGCAGGGTCGTGTCGATTCAACGATTGTTTGCATCGAACCGAGCCGGGTTGTGCCGTGCGTGGCGTGATTGATCCGATTCGATATGAGAATTATTTGTTGCTATTAGATGAAACTATGAATAAACGGAGGTATTAA
- the rlmN gene encoding 23S rRNA (adenine(2503)-C(2))-methyltransferase RlmN: protein MNYRDLSYEELENQIREFGYPKFRAKQFFQWIHKQPIENMEEITVFSKKMREDLHAKGSLRLPKCVDEMQSLIDPTRKFLFQLSDGHIVESVAMFYQHGISLCLSTQVGCKMGCVFCATGKEGFIRNLTPSEILGQVVMIEKILGEKSTNLVMMGSGEPLDNWDAVKTFFTIIHHPEGRGMGYRHITLSTAGVVPNIYAMAESGIPVNLSVSLHQPFQEKREELMPIAKRYHLPELMKATKNHQKKTGRRTTFEYTLIEGVNDRIEDARQLKDLLRDQNYHLNLIPINPVDPSFKRPKQVFVRKFQKHLQDAGVMNVTIRRELGTDISAACGQLKQRFVAAQEEDNQ from the coding sequence ATGAATTACCGAGACTTGTCCTATGAGGAATTAGAGAATCAAATAAGAGAATTTGGATATCCAAAATTTCGAGCCAAGCAATTTTTTCAATGGATTCATAAACAACCAATTGAAAATATGGAGGAAATTACTGTTTTTTCAAAAAAAATGCGAGAGGATTTACATGCCAAGGGAAGCTTGCGTTTACCGAAATGCGTGGATGAAATGCAGTCGCTTATAGATCCGACACGCAAATTCCTCTTTCAATTATCCGATGGACATATTGTTGAATCGGTTGCCATGTTTTATCAACATGGGATCAGTCTGTGTCTATCGACTCAAGTTGGTTGTAAGATGGGGTGTGTATTTTGTGCTACGGGTAAAGAAGGGTTTATTCGCAATTTGACTCCATCTGAAATTCTGGGACAGGTTGTCATGATCGAAAAAATTCTTGGAGAAAAATCAACGAATCTTGTGATGATGGGATCCGGAGAACCCTTGGACAATTGGGATGCAGTTAAGACATTTTTTACAATTATCCATCATCCGGAAGGGCGGGGCATGGGTTATCGCCATATTACTTTGTCAACAGCCGGTGTAGTTCCGAATATCTATGCCATGGCGGAGTCTGGGATTCCGGTAAACTTGTCGGTGTCATTGCATCAGCCTTTTCAGGAGAAACGAGAGGAATTAATGCCCATCGCTAAGCGGTATCATTTGCCGGAGTTGATGAAGGCAACAAAAAATCATCAGAAAAAAACAGGTCGACGGACGACCTTTGAATATACGTTAATTGAGGGTGTGAACGATCGAATTGAAGATGCGAGACAGTTAAAAGATCTCCTTCGCGATCAGAATTATCACTTGAACCTGATCCCCATCAATCCGGTGGATCCAAGCTTCAAGCGGCCCAAACAAGTTTTTGTACGAAAGTTTCAAAAACATTTACAAGATGCAGGGGTTATGAATGTTACAATAAGAAGAGAACTTGGGACTGACATCTCTGCTGCTTGCGGCCAATTGAAACAACGGTTCGTTGCAGCACAGGAGGAAGATAATCAATGA
- the thiT_2 gene encoding energy-coupled thiamine transporter ThiT has translation MKSKSTQMITEAGILIALATVLSLIKISLPINLQGGSITAGSMIPILIFSLRWGLKPGIFMGAVYGIIQMILEPYAMTPIQIFLDYALAFGALGLAGIAKTSFDAMRNGGKAKISLYLAILLGMLGRFAAHFIAGGTVWAIYAPEGQNPWLYSFIYNGSYMLPEILVTFLLLSVLLRPLAKIK, from the coding sequence ATGAAGAGTAAATCGACACAAATGATCACAGAAGCAGGAATTTTAATCGCATTGGCAACAGTTTTAAGTTTAATTAAAATTTCATTACCCATCAATCTACAAGGTGGTTCCATTACCGCAGGTAGTATGATTCCAATTTTGATTTTTTCATTGAGATGGGGATTAAAGCCCGGTATTTTTATGGGTGCTGTCTATGGAATCATACAAATGATTCTTGAACCTTATGCAATGACACCGATTCAGATCTTTTTGGATTATGCTTTGGCATTTGGTGCACTGGGTCTAGCGGGTATCGCCAAAACAAGCTTTGATGCCATGCGAAATGGAGGAAAAGCGAAGATCAGCCTTTATCTGGCTATCCTTCTTGGTATGCTTGGTCGTTTTGCGGCACATTTTATTGCCGGTGGAACGGTATGGGCAATCTATGCACCAGAGGGACAAAATCCTTGGCTCTATTCATTTATCTATAACGGTTCATATATGTTGCCTGAGATCTTGGTCACCTTCTTGTTGTTGAGCGTTTTATTGCGACCACTCGCTAAGATCAAATGA
- a CDS encoding thiamine diphosphokinase, which yields MKRGIVVAGGTVDSGMKDILENREGGTIVIGVDRGISVFIRIGLQADYYLGDLDSIDSADIPLIPKDRLHKFPAEKNASDLELALALCVELDLDEVFVYGATGTRWDHSFSNLLMLKRFYDLGLQVILANEKNQARVLSSHQTIRKEEVESYRYLSILPLSMGGVLVSETGVKYPLDQERLLFGQTRGVSNESIGEDIKIEVMEGVALLILSND from the coding sequence ATGAAACGGGGTATTGTAGTCGCTGGGGGAACCGTGGATTCAGGCATGAAAGATATTTTAGAGAATCGGGAAGGCGGGACCATTGTCATTGGCGTAGATCGAGGGATCTCTGTATTTATACGGATCGGGTTGCAAGCCGACTACTATCTGGGTGATCTTGATTCTATTGATTCTGCTGACATTCCTTTGATTCCGAAAGATCGTCTGCACAAATTCCCTGCAGAAAAAAATGCTTCCGATTTAGAACTGGCTTTAGCGCTTTGTGTGGAACTGGACTTGGACGAGGTGTTCGTATATGGTGCTACCGGAACAAGATGGGATCATAGCTTTTCGAATTTATTGATGTTGAAGCGCTTTTATGATTTGGGCTTGCAGGTTATACTTGCCAACGAGAAGAATCAAGCCCGGGTATTGTCTTCACATCAGACGATTCGAAAAGAAGAAGTGGAAAGTTATCGATACCTGTCTATTTTGCCTCTTTCCATGGGGGGGGTTCTAGTCTCTGAGACCGGAGTGAAGTATCCTTTGGATCAAGAACGTTTGTTGTTCGGCCAGACACGCGGGGTTAGCAATGAGAGTATTGGAGAGGATATTAAAATTGAAGTGATGGAGGGCGTGGCACTCTTGATCTTGTCAAATGATTAA
- the rsmB gene encoding 16S rRNA (cytosine(967)-C(5))-methyltransferase RsmB: MLKTAIREDRYLNIELNARLTGKVTPDDQRMVRELVLGITERRLYLEYVLEKNLHQPFKKSRLAVRVLLLMGAYQILFMPWVPEYAAIFETVSLAKKHAKTSRASSMINAVLRRVLESRDELLDLSQANFQEKALFWGFPEWIANLWRKQYDEQTALSLMEVMGQQRGVSIRSNQLAGSISSLHKDLVTAGYEVAPLSYSSSGMRIERASELSESEAYRKGRFSIQDESAMLVGDLIDLPDRGCILDLCAAPGGKSFHLAEKYPNCEIVSNDIFEKKIERMEEEAKRLGINNCSFTVRDAGKLQEDWIENFDVCLVDAPCSALGLIGRKPEIKRLRKPEDLDEIIEIQRGILKQAVRYLKRGGILVYATCTLNRKENENQVAWLLEESDLILQEIGKPIPVSRISLEQNSGMITLMPHLDGTNGFFIAVLRKEPI; encoded by the coding sequence TTGTTGAAAACTGCGATCCGTGAGGACCGCTATTTAAATATTGAATTGAATGCGCGCTTAACGGGAAAGGTGACTCCTGATGATCAGCGCATGGTTCGAGAACTGGTATTGGGTATTACAGAACGCCGGTTATATTTAGAATATGTTTTAGAAAAGAACCTGCATCAACCTTTCAAAAAGAGTCGGTTGGCTGTTCGCGTGCTTCTATTGATGGGGGCATATCAAATTCTTTTTATGCCTTGGGTTCCAGAATATGCCGCTATATTTGAAACGGTTTCTCTGGCAAAAAAACATGCAAAAACCAGTCGTGCTTCCTCAATGATCAACGCGGTTTTAAGAAGGGTTCTTGAAAGTCGGGATGAATTATTGGATCTTTCTCAAGCAAATTTTCAGGAGAAAGCGTTGTTTTGGGGATTCCCTGAGTGGATTGCAAATTTATGGAGAAAGCAATACGATGAGCAAACGGCTCTTTCACTTATGGAAGTCATGGGACAGCAAAGGGGTGTGTCGATCCGCTCCAATCAACTGGCGGGCTCAATTTCATCCTTGCACAAGGACCTTGTTACAGCGGGGTATGAAGTTGCGCCTCTTTCCTATTCCTCTTCGGGCATGCGGATTGAACGTGCCAGCGAACTGTCGGAGAGTGAAGCTTATCGAAAGGGACGCTTCTCTATTCAAGATGAGAGTGCTATGTTAGTCGGTGATTTGATTGATCTGCCCGACCGTGGCTGCATTCTGGATCTCTGCGCGGCACCAGGCGGGAAGAGCTTTCATTTGGCTGAAAAATATCCGAATTGTGAAATTGTATCCAATGATATTTTTGAAAAAAAAATTGAAAGGATGGAAGAGGAAGCCAAGCGCTTGGGTATTAACAATTGTTCTTTTACCGTTCGAGATGCAGGAAAATTGCAGGAAGATTGGATAGAAAATTTTGATGTTTGTTTGGTGGACGCTCCATGTTCAGCTCTTGGTTTGATCGGGAGAAAGCCTGAAATAAAAAGGCTTCGAAAGCCTGAGGATTTGGATGAAATTATTGAGATCCAAAGAGGTATTCTGAAACAAGCGGTTCGCTATTTGAAACGCGGGGGAATCTTGGTTTACGCAACCTGTACCTTGAATCGCAAAGAAAACGAAAATCAGGTGGCGTGGTTACTTGAGGAAAGCGACTTGATTTTGCAAGAAATTGGCAAACCGATTCCCGTTTCTAGAATTTCTTTAGAACAGAACTCGGGTATGATTACCTTGATGCCACATTTGGATGGCACAAATGGATTTTTTATTGCTGTTTTGAGAAAGGAACCCATATGA
- the def gene encoding peptide deformylase, whose protein sequence is MAIRQMRYDGDAVLRKVSRPVDTVTERIRTLVKDMIETMRAEQGVGLAAPQIGILRRIFVVEIEENGLHVMINPEIFDQSGQQIDYEGCLSVPGKTGKVKRPDHLKVKYMDLEGNEQILEAEGYFARAICHENDHLNGILYIDRVEEELLEVQE, encoded by the coding sequence ATGGCAATTAGACAAATGCGATACGATGGAGATGCAGTGCTTAGAAAGGTGAGCCGTCCAGTGGACACCGTGACGGAACGAATTCGAACCTTGGTAAAGGATATGATTGAAACCATGAGAGCGGAACAGGGCGTAGGCTTAGCGGCGCCACAAATTGGCATTCTTCGAAGAATATTCGTAGTAGAAATTGAAGAGAATGGCCTGCATGTCATGATCAATCCTGAAATTTTCGACCAGAGTGGTCAACAAATTGACTACGAAGGTTGTTTGTCGGTACCTGGAAAAACGGGAAAGGTGAAACGTCCGGATCATTTAAAAGTAAAATATATGGATTTAGAGGGAAATGAACAGATTCTAGAAGCGGAAGGCTATTTTGCCCGTGCAATTTGCCATGAGAATGACCATTTAAACGGGATTCTTTATATTGATCGTGTTGAAGAAGAACTTTTGGAGGTTCAAGAATGA
- the rpe gene encoding ribulose-phosphate 3-epimerase has protein sequence MAKIAPSILSADFAHLAEDIEKVERGGAEYLHIDVMDGQFVPNITMGPPVIKSIRACTEMFLDVHLMIDKPERYIEEFAAAGADLITFHVEATPHAHRVLQAIHAQGCKAGIVLNPGTSLDTIEYLLPDLDLVLLMSVNPGFGGQSFIPQIKTKIQVLRDLVTRMGLQVEIQVDGGVNRENILELVAAGADVFVMGSAIFNSENPEQTTKDVREMLALQG, from the coding sequence ATGGCGAAAATTGCACCCTCGATTTTATCGGCTGACTTTGCACATTTGGCTGAGGATATTGAAAAAGTAGAACGTGGTGGAGCTGAGTATTTGCATATTGATGTGATGGATGGGCAATTTGTTCCCAATATCACAATGGGACCACCTGTCATTAAATCCATTCGAGCCTGTACGGAGATGTTTTTGGATGTTCATTTGATGATAGATAAACCAGAACGTTATATCGAAGAGTTTGCTGCGGCTGGCGCAGATCTAATCACCTTTCATGTAGAAGCCACCCCTCATGCCCATCGAGTATTGCAGGCTATTCATGCTCAGGGATGTAAGGCTGGAATTGTTTTAAATCCTGGCACCTCTTTGGATACCATTGAATATTTATTGCCGGATCTTGACTTGGTCTTGTTGATGAGTGTGAACCCAGGTTTTGGGGGTCAGAGTTTTATCCCTCAAATCAAAACAAAGATCCAAGTCTTGCGGGACTTGGTGACACGTATGGGCTTGCAGGTTGAAATTCAAGTCGATGGCGGTGTGAATCGTGAGAATATTCTTGAATTAGTGGCAGCTGGAGCCGATGTTTTCGTTATGGGTTCTGCCATATTCAATAGTGAAAATCCAGAACAAACGACAAAAGATGTACGGGAAATGTTGGCTTTACAGGGCTAA